A region from the Cellvibrio sp. PSBB006 genome encodes:
- a CDS encoding SDR family oxidoreductase, whose translation MAVAELPLKIWITGASTGIGAALAHKLLLEGNEVVVSARNLANLQPLLKEFPERCKAVVVDLSDKDALLTAEKALHDHVGYLDVLIINAGTCEYIDVKHFVSESFATVMDINFTGAVHTLELALPFLRRSPNRAYILGVSSMATLLPMPRSEAYGASKAALEYLLDSLRVDLAAEGIDISVVRPGFVKTPLTDRNDFAMPFIQTPQEAADEIVYGMARRKWIIQFPWQLVTIMTLCSWLPLSWQTALLKKMSRNKV comes from the coding sequence ATGGCTGTCGCAGAATTGCCGTTGAAAATCTGGATTACCGGCGCATCAACCGGTATCGGTGCTGCCCTGGCCCATAAGCTTTTGCTTGAGGGGAATGAGGTTGTCGTGTCCGCGCGTAATCTCGCCAACCTGCAGCCCTTGCTAAAGGAATTTCCTGAGCGGTGTAAAGCGGTGGTGGTGGATCTGAGTGATAAGGACGCTTTGCTGACAGCGGAAAAAGCCTTGCACGATCATGTGGGTTATCTCGATGTTTTGATCATCAATGCCGGTACTTGCGAATACATTGATGTGAAGCATTTCGTCAGTGAATCCTTCGCGACCGTGATGGATATTAACTTTACCGGTGCTGTTCACACGCTTGAACTGGCGTTGCCATTTCTGCGTCGCTCACCCAATCGAGCTTACATCCTGGGGGTATCGAGCATGGCGACTTTGTTGCCTATGCCGCGCAGTGAAGCCTACGGAGCATCCAAAGCGGCGCTGGAATATTTGCTTGACTCATTGCGTGTAGATCTGGCGGCGGAGGGCATTGATATTTCGGTGGTGCGGCCGGGTTTTGTCAAAACACCACTGACAGATCGCAATGACTTTGCCATGCCTTTTATTCAAACGCCGCAAGAGGCGGCAGACGAAATTGTCTACGGTATGGCGCGGCGTAAGTGGATCATTCAGTTTCCCTGGCAGCTGGTGACTATCATGACCTTGTGCAGTTGGCTGCCGTTGAGTTGGCAAACTGCACTCCTGAAAAAAATGTCCCGTAATAAGGTATAA
- the phrB gene encoding deoxyribodipyrimidine photo-lyase, which yields MKTLVWLRHDLRLEDNPALYRAGELAEGVVAVYQLCTEYIERHTIAPARLDFIRRHLQILAPQLAKRNIPLVVARVDHAADIPQQLLQIAQQHACTQLFFNAEYPFDELQRDRAVAEVCREQGMIVKRFHDRVIVPPGMLRNGQGEPYKVFTAFKKKWLQTVMPLRLHPLSAPLKQPAGDAIESPDIDAVFKPFPQRDLHQQWPAGEVEARRRLQRFIEQDLHDYQTERDFPAQEGTSTLSPYLAVGAISPRQCAAAVLAANNGEWDTGSDGVRCWLGEIIWREFYQHVVVDYPWVCKHQALQRHTEAFPWSKDHEAFQAWCDGRTGIPLVDAAMLQLKATGWMHNRLRMVVAMFLTKNLQIDWRLGERYFMSQLIDGDFAANNGGWQWSASTGTDAAPYFRIFNPVSQSERFDPDGEFIRTYLPILKHLSNKQIHRPPPTQGYPLPIVDLAESRKNTIALFSNLGAA from the coding sequence ATGAAAACCCTTGTTTGGCTGCGTCACGATCTCCGCCTGGAAGACAATCCTGCCCTCTATCGCGCCGGTGAATTGGCTGAGGGTGTCGTTGCGGTCTACCAGTTATGTACAGAATATATTGAGCGTCACACCATCGCGCCCGCCAGGTTGGATTTTATTCGCCGTCATTTGCAGATTCTGGCTCCGCAATTAGCCAAGCGGAATATACCTTTGGTGGTTGCGCGGGTTGATCATGCAGCGGATATTCCGCAGCAATTATTGCAAATTGCGCAGCAGCATGCCTGCACGCAATTATTTTTTAATGCGGAGTATCCGTTTGATGAATTACAGCGTGATCGCGCGGTAGCCGAGGTTTGCCGTGAGCAAGGCATGATCGTTAAACGCTTCCATGATCGCGTCATTGTGCCGCCGGGTATGTTACGCAACGGCCAGGGCGAACCCTATAAAGTCTTTACCGCTTTCAAAAAGAAATGGTTGCAAACCGTTATGCCATTACGTTTGCACCCCCTGTCTGCACCGCTCAAACAACCCGCCGGTGATGCCATCGAGTCGCCGGATATTGATGCGGTTTTTAAACCCTTTCCCCAACGGGATTTACACCAACAATGGCCGGCCGGTGAGGTGGAAGCGCGTCGACGCCTGCAACGGTTTATTGAGCAGGATTTACACGATTATCAAACCGAGCGGGATTTTCCGGCGCAGGAGGGTACTTCGACGCTTTCGCCTTATCTCGCGGTGGGAGCCATCTCGCCGCGCCAATGTGCCGCTGCTGTCCTGGCGGCAAATAATGGTGAATGGGACACCGGCAGTGACGGTGTTCGTTGCTGGCTAGGCGAAATTATCTGGCGGGAATTCTATCAACATGTGGTGGTGGATTATCCCTGGGTATGCAAACACCAGGCATTGCAGCGCCACACAGAAGCCTTTCCCTGGAGCAAGGATCACGAGGCGTTTCAGGCGTGGTGTGATGGGCGAACGGGTATCCCCCTTGTCGATGCCGCAATGCTGCAATTAAAAGCTACTGGCTGGATGCATAACCGTTTGCGGATGGTGGTGGCCATGTTCCTCACCAAAAACCTGCAGATCGATTGGCGGCTCGGCGAACGCTATTTTATGTCGCAGCTCATTGATGGCGATTTTGCAGCGAACAACGGTGGCTGGCAGTGGAGCGCATCTACCGGTACGGATGCAGCGCCTTACTTCCGTATTTTTAATCCTGTCAGTCAGTCAGAGCGCTTTGATCCCGATGGCGAGTTTATTCGTACTTATTTGCCGATACTGAAACATTTATCCAATAAACAGATTCACAGGCCACCGCCGACACAAGGTTATCCATTGCCTATCGTTGATCTGGCGGAAAGTCGTAAAAACACCATAGCATTGTTCAGCAATCTTGGTGCAGCGTAG
- a CDS encoding nuclear transport factor 2 family protein: MNSRIVQQVQELYSRFDESIIPAMADVYRADIIFQDPLQRVEGLGEVARYFAGTMKNLQECRFEFGQVIESSSQQSAGVHQAVLFWHMHYRHPKLANGKLLTISGNSHIKFQDKVFYHRDYYDAGAMLYEHLPVMGWVIQRIKKRMEA; the protein is encoded by the coding sequence ATGAACAGTCGTATCGTTCAACAAGTGCAGGAACTCTATAGTCGATTTGATGAAAGCATCATTCCTGCCATGGCGGATGTGTATCGTGCAGATATTATTTTTCAGGACCCATTGCAGCGCGTTGAAGGTTTGGGTGAGGTCGCGCGTTATTTTGCGGGCACGATGAAAAACTTGCAGGAATGCCGCTTTGAATTTGGCCAGGTAATTGAATCGTCATCGCAGCAATCGGCAGGTGTACATCAAGCTGTGCTCTTCTGGCATATGCACTATCGTCATCCAAAGCTGGCTAACGGAAAATTGCTGACGATCAGTGGCAACAGCCATATCAAGTTTCAGGATAAGGTGTTTTATCACCGTGATTATTACGATGCGGGCGCTATGCTGTATGAGCATTTGCCCGTGATGGGTTGGGTCATCCAGCGCATAAAAAAACGCATGGAGGCTTGA
- a CDS encoding MerR family transcriptional regulator: MNMQENETPLLLPIRDISRLTGVNTVTLRAWERRYGLLTPTRTEKGHRLYSQEDVERVKAIQAWLVRGLAISKVKGILANETPVDAEAGIDSVWVDYTARIETALNQLNRAALTGLLNELISLYPAELIADQLLANVLEQLQIKPEYGTKTKLAFLHSVVLEHFYFGHYRQRQTAKGKRLLVVNLNPDDGDILPLILNYSLLVNTFQAEYIGYLPLPELVFAVEQLGAEGLVLYGDSAMHLTNLSHQVLDWQQILAIPVFLAGKITRMFIGDHDAIEHLLAGDSLQGILATLIREFTERNTLDRDL; this comes from the coding sequence ATGAACATGCAGGAAAACGAAACGCCATTACTCTTGCCGATCCGCGACATTTCGCGTTTGACGGGCGTCAACACCGTAACCCTGCGTGCCTGGGAGCGGCGCTACGGGTTATTAACGCCGACCCGTACAGAAAAGGGCCATCGCCTGTACAGCCAGGAAGACGTAGAGCGTGTGAAAGCGATTCAGGCCTGGCTGGTACGCGGACTCGCGATCAGTAAGGTTAAGGGCATCCTTGCCAACGAGACACCGGTTGATGCCGAAGCCGGCATCGACAGCGTCTGGGTTGATTACACGGCGCGTATCGAGACAGCGCTCAACCAATTAAACCGTGCTGCCCTGACTGGATTGCTGAATGAATTAATCTCACTGTACCCCGCTGAGCTGATTGCTGATCAATTGCTCGCCAATGTACTGGAGCAGTTGCAGATCAAACCGGAATACGGCACTAAAACGAAACTGGCCTTTCTGCACAGTGTGGTGCTGGAGCATTTCTACTTCGGTCATTACCGGCAACGGCAAACAGCAAAAGGAAAACGCTTACTCGTGGTAAACCTTAACCCGGACGATGGCGATATATTGCCGCTGATCCTGAATTACAGTTTGCTCGTAAATACTTTCCAGGCCGAGTACATCGGCTATTTACCGTTACCGGAATTGGTTTTTGCCGTTGAACAATTGGGGGCCGAGGGTTTGGTTTTGTATGGCGATTCGGCGATGCATCTCACCAATCTGTCGCACCAGGTTCTGGACTGGCAACAAATATTGGCGATTCCGGTTTTTTTAGCCGGCAAGATTACCCGTATGTTCATCGGCGACCACGATGCAATAGAGCACTTGCTGGCGGGCGACAGTTTGCAGGGTATCCTCGCCACCCTTATCCGGGAATTCACAGAGCGCAACACGTTAGATCGGGACCTTTGA
- a CDS encoding DUF523 and DUF1722 domain-containing protein, with translation MDKILVGVSECLLGEPVRFDGGHKHNRYLTEVLGQYMAFHPVCPEVAIGLGIPRKPIRIVATDRGSRIQGVTNPDLDVTEALAAQADLAVAAMPHICGYVFMQNSPSCGVFDMKRYGTNGHPLDNKGRGAYAARLMELMPLLPVEEAGRLNDPGLRDNFITRVFALHDWKRSVAADPTPKKLIDFYSRYKYQVMAHHVASYTALGKLLSDLSGTDIRLVCDEFIVMFMTALGHIANRKGNTNTMMHLRGYLKGLLKPEENAELDRLIKAYQQGEVPLVVPLTILKHHLMKVDNPYLKQQTFWSPHPEKLGLRNAIVNNL, from the coding sequence ATGGACAAGATTCTTGTAGGAGTCAGTGAATGCCTGTTGGGCGAACCAGTCAGGTTTGACGGCGGGCACAAGCACAATCGCTATCTCACCGAAGTACTCGGGCAGTACATGGCGTTTCATCCGGTGTGTCCGGAGGTTGCCATTGGTCTGGGCATCCCGCGCAAACCGATTCGCATTGTGGCAACCGATCGGGGTTCACGTATCCAGGGAGTCACCAATCCCGACCTGGATGTGACCGAGGCCCTGGCCGCCCAGGCTGATTTGGCGGTTGCGGCTATGCCGCACATCTGCGGTTATGTATTTATGCAGAATTCACCGAGCTGTGGCGTATTTGATATGAAACGTTACGGTACCAACGGCCACCCACTGGATAACAAAGGGCGGGGCGCCTATGCCGCGCGTCTGATGGAATTGATGCCGTTGCTGCCGGTTGAGGAAGCCGGACGCCTGAACGATCCAGGCTTGCGTGACAATTTCATCACGCGGGTCTTTGCGCTTCATGACTGGAAGCGCTCAGTCGCTGCCGACCCAACACCGAAAAAACTGATCGACTTTTACTCCCGCTATAAATATCAGGTGATGGCGCACCATGTGGCCAGCTACACCGCGCTTGGCAAGCTGTTATCCGATTTATCCGGGACAGATATTCGCCTGGTATGCGACGAGTTTATCGTCATGTTTATGACTGCCTTGGGCCACATCGCCAATCGTAAAGGCAATACCAACACCATGATGCACCTGCGTGGATACCTGAAGGGATTATTGAAACCGGAGGAAAACGCGGAGCTGGACCGGTTGATCAAGGCATACCAGCAGGGCGAGGTGCCTTTGGTCGTGCCGCTGACAATACTCAAACACCACCTGATGAAGGTGGATAACCCCTACCTCAAACAACAAACTTTCTGGTCACCGCATCCCGAAAAACTCGGCTTGCGCAATGCCATCGTCAACAATTTGTAA
- the cysB gene encoding HTH-type transcriptional regulator CysB, with protein MKLQQLRYIWEVAHHDLNVSATAQSLYTSQPGISKQIRLLEDELGVEIFSRSGKHLTRITPAGEAILKTAGEILRKVESIKQVAQEFSNERKGSLSIATTHTQARYALPPVIGGFIRQYPEVSLHMHQGTPMQISEMAADGTVDFAIATEAMELFSDLIMMPCYRWNRCIVVPRNHPLTQISHLTLEDVAKHPIVTYVFGFTGRSKLDEAFINRGLAPKVVFTAADADVIKTYVRLGLGIGIIAKMAYNESVDSDLVALDASHLFQSSVTKLGFRRGTFLRGFMYDFIEKFAPHLTKDIVNEAFNRHSKAELDELFEDIELPSY; from the coding sequence ACGACCTGAATGTGTCAGCTACGGCCCAGAGCCTGTATACATCCCAGCCAGGGATCAGCAAGCAGATACGCTTGCTGGAGGATGAGCTGGGTGTAGAGATATTTTCTCGTAGCGGTAAACACCTGACCCGGATTACCCCGGCAGGTGAGGCCATCCTCAAGACAGCCGGGGAAATTCTGCGCAAGGTTGAAAGCATCAAGCAGGTTGCCCAGGAGTTCAGCAACGAGCGCAAGGGCAGCTTGTCCATCGCCACCACCCACACCCAGGCCCGTTACGCCTTGCCACCGGTGATTGGTGGGTTTATTCGCCAATACCCGGAAGTGTCACTGCATATGCATCAGGGCACGCCCATGCAGATTTCCGAGATGGCAGCCGATGGCACCGTTGATTTTGCTATTGCGACAGAAGCCATGGAGCTGTTCAGCGATCTGATCATGATGCCTTGCTACCGCTGGAATCGCTGCATTGTGGTCCCACGAAATCACCCGCTGACCCAGATATCTCACCTCACCCTGGAAGATGTAGCCAAGCACCCGATTGTGACTTACGTGTTCGGCTTTACCGGTCGCTCCAAGCTGGATGAAGCCTTTATCAACCGCGGCTTGGCGCCCAAGGTGGTATTCACAGCGGCGGATGCGGACGTAATCAAGACTTATGTGCGCCTTGGCTTGGGTATCGGGATCATCGCCAAGATGGCTTACAACGAGTCGGTGGATTCTGATTTAGTGGCGCTGGATGCCAGTCACTTGTTCCAGAGCAGCGTGACCAAGCTGGGCTTCCGTCGCGGCACCTTCCTGCGCGGGTTCATGTATGACTTCATTGAGAAGTTTGCCCCGCACCTTACCAAAGACATCGTCAACGAAGCCTTTAATCGTCATTCCAAAGCTGAGTTGGATGAATTGTTCGAAGATATTGAGTTGCCGTCTTACTAA